One Mercurialis annua linkage group LG3, ddMerAnnu1.2, whole genome shotgun sequence DNA window includes the following coding sequences:
- the LOC126673500 gene encoding serine/threonine-protein kinase TOUSLED isoform X1 gives MSDDMLIHFSSNSSNQSDQSLPTKIAKLEARMVGKTPTSSTSAQPPPQQQQQQQPIWSSVSPAAKFGLTEDLVDHISSSDSDDDQNRGEFLIQANTQKRQRIQDKDSSALEHLETTHVVADGRQKTGDTVEPKTSIDSNRRKQGRGRGHSVSGRGRGSRVNDQMKSQVSSAAAMPSNGHLENSYYKDSRQKENLPDDDRNSVEDEVTSLRAKVAALEEELHKSRQEASDNKNHCNQFEKELKELKDYEQQMKPKRTKMISDMLISVSKAERQEARMKVRQDSLRLGNVGVIRAGTVISETWEDGQVLKDLNTQLRHLLEMKEAVERQRKLLKKRQPDKGDGPDGESGIQEEDFLIQDEILKSRLASIKREEETILRERDRYELEKGRLIREMKRIRDEDGSRFNNFQILNHRYALLNLLGKGGFSEVYKAYDLVEHRYVACKLHGLNAQWSEDKKQSYIRHAIREYNIHKTLVHSHIVRLWDIFEIDQNTFCTVLEYCSGKDLDAVLKATPVLPEREARIIIVQIFQGLIYLNKRAQKIIHYDLKPGNVLFDEFGIAKVTDFGLSKIVENDVGSQGMELTSQGAGTYWYLPPECFELSKIPLISSKVDVWSAGVLFYQMLFGRRPFGHDQTQERILREDTIIKARKVDFPSKPSISNEAKEFIRRSLTYNQIERPDVLTIAQDPYLTYSKK, from the exons ATGTCGGATGATATGTTGATACATTTCTCTTCAAACTCTTCTAATCAATCAGACCAGTCTTTACCAACAAAGATTGCTAAACTTGAAGCTCGCATGGTTGGCAAAACCCCGACCTCTTCTACATCTGCCCAACCACCACCGCAGCAGCAGCAACAACAGCAACCTATTTGGTCCTCTGTTTCGCCTGCAGCGAAATTTGGGCTTACTGAAGATTTGGTTGATCATATTAGTTCTAGTGATTCTGATGATGAT CAGAACAGAGGGGAGTTTCTTATACAAGCAAACACTCAGAAGCGCCAGAGAATACAAGATAAAGATTCATCTGCTCTTGAACATCTTGAG aCAACCCACGTAGTAGCTGATGGAAGGCAAAAGACTGGAGACACAGTTGAGCCAAAGACCAGCATAGACTCGAATAGAAGAAAACAAGGGCGTGGTAGAGGGCATTCTGTTTCAGGAAGAGGTCGTGGCTCTAGAGTCAATGATCAGATGAAATCACAAGTTTCTTCTGCAGCAGCCATGCCTTCAAACGGTCACCTCGAGAACTCATACTATAAG GATAGTAGGCAAAAAGAGAACTTGCCCGATGATGATCGCAATTCCGTAGAG GACGAGGTTACTTCTTTACGTGCAAAAGTTGCAGCACTAGAGGAAGAACTTCATAAATCTCGTCAAGAGGCTTCTGATAATAAGAATCATTGTAACCAGTTCGAGAAG GAATTGAAGGAACTAAAAGATTATGAACAACAAATGAAGCCAAAG AGAACAAAAATGATATCTGATATGCTGATATCTGTTTCAAAAGCAGAGAGACAAGAAGCAAGGATGAAAGTTCGTCAAGATTCATTGAGGCTTGGCAATGTGGGTGTGATCAG GGCTGGAACTGTCATATCGGAGACTTGGGAGGATGGACAAGTGCTAAAAGATCTAAATACCCAACTT agaCATCTATTGGAAATGAAGGAGGCTGTTGAGCGGCAACGGAAATTACTAAAGAAACGACAACCTG ATAAGGGCGATGGACCAGATGGCGAATCAGGTATACAAGAAGAAGATTTTCTAATCCAGGATGAGATTCTTAAATCTCGCCTTGCAAGCATCAAACGT GAGGAAGAAACTATTTTGCGTGAGAGAGATCGATATGAGCTAGAAAAGGGACGGCTTATACGTGAAATGAAAAGAATAAGAGACGAAGATGGCTCCCGTTTCAATAATTTCCAGATATTGAATCATCGATACGCCCTTTTAAACCTTCTTGGGAAAGGAGGCTTCAGTGAGGTTTACAAG GCTTATGATTTGGTAGAGCATAGATATGTTGCATGTAAGCTTCATGGACTGAATGCCCAGTGGAGCGAGGATAAGAAGCAAAGTTACATAAGACATGCAATTCGAGAGTACAATATTCACAAGACATTGGTGCATAGTCACATTGTTCGGCTTTGGGACATTTTTGAGATTGATCAGAACACTTTCTGTACTGTCTTAGAGTACTGTAGTG GAAAAGATCTTGATGCGGTTCTTAAAGCAACACCTGTATTGCCCGAGAGAGAAGCTCGGATCATTATTGTCCAGATATTTCAAGGTCTTATATACTTGAATAAAAGAGCACAGAAGATCATACATTATGATCTGAAGCCTGGGAATGTTCTGTTTGATGAGTTTGGTATTGCTAAAGTTACTGATTTTGGTTTGAGCAAGATCGTGGAGAATGATGTTGGGTCGCAGGGTATGGAACTTACTTCCCAGGGAGCTGGAACATATTG GTACCTTCCACCAGAATGCTTTGAGCTTAGCAAGATCCCTTTAATATCATCAAAG GTTGATGTCTGGTCAGCTGGAGTTCTATTTTACCAGATGCTATTTGGCAGGCGTCCTTTTGGGCATGACCAGACTCAAGAGCGTATCTTGCGTGAAGACACTATTATCAAAGCTCGCAAGGTTGATTTCCCATCAAAGCCTTCCATCTCAAATGAGGCAAAA GAGTTTATTCGCCGATCtctaacatataaccaaattGAGAGACCAGATGTTCTAACTATCGCACAAGATCCGTACCTTACGTATTCGAAAAAGTAA
- the LOC126673500 gene encoding serine/threonine-protein kinase TOUSLED isoform X2, producing MSDDMLIHFSSNSSNQSDQSLPTKIAKLEARMVGKTPTSSTSAQPPPQQQQQQQPIWSSVSPAAKFGLTEDLVDHISSSDSDDDNRGEFLIQANTQKRQRIQDKDSSALEHLETTHVVADGRQKTGDTVEPKTSIDSNRRKQGRGRGHSVSGRGRGSRVNDQMKSQVSSAAAMPSNGHLENSYYKDSRQKENLPDDDRNSVEDEVTSLRAKVAALEEELHKSRQEASDNKNHCNQFEKELKELKDYEQQMKPKRTKMISDMLISVSKAERQEARMKVRQDSLRLGNVGVIRAGTVISETWEDGQVLKDLNTQLRHLLEMKEAVERQRKLLKKRQPDKGDGPDGESGIQEEDFLIQDEILKSRLASIKREEETILRERDRYELEKGRLIREMKRIRDEDGSRFNNFQILNHRYALLNLLGKGGFSEVYKAYDLVEHRYVACKLHGLNAQWSEDKKQSYIRHAIREYNIHKTLVHSHIVRLWDIFEIDQNTFCTVLEYCSGKDLDAVLKATPVLPEREARIIIVQIFQGLIYLNKRAQKIIHYDLKPGNVLFDEFGIAKVTDFGLSKIVENDVGSQGMELTSQGAGTYWYLPPECFELSKIPLISSKVDVWSAGVLFYQMLFGRRPFGHDQTQERILREDTIIKARKVDFPSKPSISNEAKEFIRRSLTYNQIERPDVLTIAQDPYLTYSKK from the exons ATGTCGGATGATATGTTGATACATTTCTCTTCAAACTCTTCTAATCAATCAGACCAGTCTTTACCAACAAAGATTGCTAAACTTGAAGCTCGCATGGTTGGCAAAACCCCGACCTCTTCTACATCTGCCCAACCACCACCGCAGCAGCAGCAACAACAGCAACCTATTTGGTCCTCTGTTTCGCCTGCAGCGAAATTTGGGCTTACTGAAGATTTGGTTGATCATATTAGTTCTAGTGATTCTGATGATGAT AACAGAGGGGAGTTTCTTATACAAGCAAACACTCAGAAGCGCCAGAGAATACAAGATAAAGATTCATCTGCTCTTGAACATCTTGAG aCAACCCACGTAGTAGCTGATGGAAGGCAAAAGACTGGAGACACAGTTGAGCCAAAGACCAGCATAGACTCGAATAGAAGAAAACAAGGGCGTGGTAGAGGGCATTCTGTTTCAGGAAGAGGTCGTGGCTCTAGAGTCAATGATCAGATGAAATCACAAGTTTCTTCTGCAGCAGCCATGCCTTCAAACGGTCACCTCGAGAACTCATACTATAAG GATAGTAGGCAAAAAGAGAACTTGCCCGATGATGATCGCAATTCCGTAGAG GACGAGGTTACTTCTTTACGTGCAAAAGTTGCAGCACTAGAGGAAGAACTTCATAAATCTCGTCAAGAGGCTTCTGATAATAAGAATCATTGTAACCAGTTCGAGAAG GAATTGAAGGAACTAAAAGATTATGAACAACAAATGAAGCCAAAG AGAACAAAAATGATATCTGATATGCTGATATCTGTTTCAAAAGCAGAGAGACAAGAAGCAAGGATGAAAGTTCGTCAAGATTCATTGAGGCTTGGCAATGTGGGTGTGATCAG GGCTGGAACTGTCATATCGGAGACTTGGGAGGATGGACAAGTGCTAAAAGATCTAAATACCCAACTT agaCATCTATTGGAAATGAAGGAGGCTGTTGAGCGGCAACGGAAATTACTAAAGAAACGACAACCTG ATAAGGGCGATGGACCAGATGGCGAATCAGGTATACAAGAAGAAGATTTTCTAATCCAGGATGAGATTCTTAAATCTCGCCTTGCAAGCATCAAACGT GAGGAAGAAACTATTTTGCGTGAGAGAGATCGATATGAGCTAGAAAAGGGACGGCTTATACGTGAAATGAAAAGAATAAGAGACGAAGATGGCTCCCGTTTCAATAATTTCCAGATATTGAATCATCGATACGCCCTTTTAAACCTTCTTGGGAAAGGAGGCTTCAGTGAGGTTTACAAG GCTTATGATTTGGTAGAGCATAGATATGTTGCATGTAAGCTTCATGGACTGAATGCCCAGTGGAGCGAGGATAAGAAGCAAAGTTACATAAGACATGCAATTCGAGAGTACAATATTCACAAGACATTGGTGCATAGTCACATTGTTCGGCTTTGGGACATTTTTGAGATTGATCAGAACACTTTCTGTACTGTCTTAGAGTACTGTAGTG GAAAAGATCTTGATGCGGTTCTTAAAGCAACACCTGTATTGCCCGAGAGAGAAGCTCGGATCATTATTGTCCAGATATTTCAAGGTCTTATATACTTGAATAAAAGAGCACAGAAGATCATACATTATGATCTGAAGCCTGGGAATGTTCTGTTTGATGAGTTTGGTATTGCTAAAGTTACTGATTTTGGTTTGAGCAAGATCGTGGAGAATGATGTTGGGTCGCAGGGTATGGAACTTACTTCCCAGGGAGCTGGAACATATTG GTACCTTCCACCAGAATGCTTTGAGCTTAGCAAGATCCCTTTAATATCATCAAAG GTTGATGTCTGGTCAGCTGGAGTTCTATTTTACCAGATGCTATTTGGCAGGCGTCCTTTTGGGCATGACCAGACTCAAGAGCGTATCTTGCGTGAAGACACTATTATCAAAGCTCGCAAGGTTGATTTCCCATCAAAGCCTTCCATCTCAAATGAGGCAAAA GAGTTTATTCGCCGATCtctaacatataaccaaattGAGAGACCAGATGTTCTAACTATCGCACAAGATCCGTACCTTACGTATTCGAAAAAGTAA
- the LOC126672624 gene encoding uncharacterized protein LOC126672624 produces MNPLKCAFGVSAGNFLGLLVLQRGVEVDKNKAKAIINAEPPKSKKQLPQLIGQINFLRRFISNTAGRFRSWSVLLRGNEADHFVWTIEQQQVFDELKRYLARPPIMMPLKPNQPLLLCISAANQSLGSILAQEDQGVERSVYYLSRALSDKETRYSDIEKLCLCLYFICCKLRYYMLLVVVYVLSQTDKAIKGQVMADFLADHPRNEIPEDIACFEMNPWRLWFDGSRNGKGDGAGIVIVSPSGAHYKMSCSLKFKCTNNQAKYEALILGLEILVELGGKGDSCLGRFDVGNQASSWRIQIGYKPYYEYGVIQKDTPKLHTGDSDTLRTIHSVYQLDFSTDWRSEILKWFKSPNMADRRLQTLALNYVVLAGELYKKGSDGLLFRCISPKEAMLVMAKVHEGLAGAHQAGPRMRWLVHKYGFYWQKMEQDFIRYSKGCEACQKCGPVQHVPAEILRSFVKPWPFRGWEVDLIG; encoded by the exons ATGAACCCTTTGAAATGCGCCTTTGGAGTATCGGCAGGAAATTTCTTGGGGTTATTGGTTCTCCAGCGGGGGGTAGAAGTAGACAAAAATAAGGCGAAAGCAATAATCAATGCTGAACCTCCGAAGTCTAAGAAGCAACTACCGCAATTAATCGGCCAAATTAATTTTCTGAGGCGATTTATTTCTAACACCGCCGGTCGATTCCGTAGTTGGAGTGTTCTATTAAGAGGAAACGAAGCCGATCACTTTGTATGGACAATTGAGCAGCAGCAAGTGTTTGATGAACTAAAGAGATATTTAGCAAGACCACCGATCATGATGCCTCTGAAACCCAACCAGCCGTTGTTGCTGTGTATATCGGCTGCTAATCAATCCTTAGGAAGCATACTCGCTCAAGAGGATCAAGGAGTAGAGAGATCGGTCTATTACCTAAGTAGAGCTTTGAGTGATAAAGAGACAAGATACTCCGATATTGAAAAACTGTGTCTTTGTCTATATTTTATATGCTGCAAGCTGAGGTACTACATGCTACTGGTGGTAGTCTATGTCCTATCACAGACTGAC AAAGCCATCAAAGGACAAGTGATGGCTGATTTCCTGGCGGATCACCCGCGGAATGAAATTCCAGAAGATATCGCTTGCTTTGAGATGAATCCTTGGAGGCTTTGGTTTGATGGTTCAAGAAATGGCAAGGGAGATGGAGCGGGGATTGTCATTGTATCACCCTCGGGGGCACATTACAAGATGTCGTGTTCTTTGAAATTTAAATGCACCAACAACCAAGCCAAGTATGAAGCACTCATCCTAGGACTGGAAATTCTAGTAGAACTGGGGGGCAAGGGCGATTCTTGTTTGGGGAGATTCGATGTTGGTAATCAAGCAAGTAGTTGGAGAATACAAAT CGGTTACAAGCCCTATTACGAGTATGGGGTGATTCAGAAGGATACTCCAAAATTGCATACTGGTGATAGCGATACCTTAAGGACGATTCACTCCGTCTATCAGCTTGACTTTTCAACAGATTGGAGAAGTGAAATTCTAAAATGGTTCAAATCGCCTAACATGGCTGATAGAAGGTTACAAACTTTAGCTCTCAATTATGTTGTATTGGCAGGAGAGTTATACAAAAAAGGAAGCGACGGTTTGTTGTTTAGATGCATCAGCCCGAAGGAAGCAATGTTAGTCATGGCCAAAGTGCATGAAGGGCTTGCGGGAGCACACCAAGCTGGACCAAGGATGCGATGGTTGGTTCATAAGTATGGTTTTTATTGGCAAAAAATGGAGCAGGATTTCATCCGATATTCGAAAGGGTGTGAAGCGTGTCAGAAGTGTGGTCCTGTACAACATGTTCCGGCCGAGATACTACGCTCTTTTGTTAAGCCCTGGCCATTTCGAGGATGGGAAGTGGATTTAATCGGTTAG